In Afipia sp. GAS231, a single window of DNA contains:
- the odhB gene encoding 2-oxoglutarate dehydrogenase complex dihydrolipoyllysine-residue succinyltransferase has protein sequence MIEIRVPTLGESVTEATIGRWFKKAGDAVAVDEPLVELETDKVTIEVPAPSAGVLGEIAAKDGETVAVGALLGQISEGAAGAKPAASPAKAPAAAAAPATAPAPAPAPKAAPADAPLAPSVRKLSAESGVDAATVPGSGKDGRVTKGDMLAAIEKAASAPTPVNQPAAAVQVRAPSPADDAAREERVKMTRLRQTIARRLKDVQNTAAMLTTFNEVDMSHIMAMRTQYKDVFEKKHGTKLGFMGFFTKACVQALKDIPAVNAEIDGTDLIYKNYYHVGVAVGTDKGLVVPVVRDCDHKSISDIEKSIADFGRRARDGQLKIDEMQGGTFTITNGGIYGSLMSTPILNAPQSAILGMHKIQERPMVVAGKIEVRPMMYLALSYDHRVIDGKEAVTFLVRVKESLEDPARLVLDL, from the coding sequence ATGATTGAAATTCGTGTTCCGACGCTCGGCGAGTCCGTGACGGAAGCCACCATCGGCCGCTGGTTCAAGAAGGCCGGCGACGCCGTGGCGGTGGACGAACCGTTGGTCGAGCTCGAGACCGACAAGGTCACCATCGAAGTCCCGGCGCCGTCGGCGGGCGTGCTCGGCGAGATCGCCGCCAAGGATGGCGAAACCGTCGCCGTCGGCGCGCTGCTCGGCCAGATCTCGGAGGGCGCCGCTGGCGCCAAGCCGGCTGCTTCGCCTGCCAAGGCTCCTGCTGCCGCCGCCGCACCGGCCACTGCACCTGCGCCCGCTCCGGCGCCGAAGGCCGCACCCGCAGACGCGCCGCTGGCGCCGTCGGTGCGCAAGCTCTCCGCCGAAAGCGGCGTCGACGCCGCGACCGTGCCTGGCTCCGGCAAGGATGGCCGCGTCACCAAGGGCGACATGCTGGCTGCGATCGAGAAGGCGGCCTCGGCGCCGACCCCGGTCAATCAGCCTGCGGCCGCCGTGCAGGTGCGAGCTCCGTCCCCGGCCGACGATGCCGCGCGCGAAGAGCGCGTGAAGATGACGCGGCTGCGCCAGACTATCGCGCGCCGGCTGAAGGACGTGCAGAACACCGCGGCGATGCTCACGACCTTCAACGAGGTCGACATGAGCCACATCATGGCGATGCGGACGCAGTACAAGGACGTTTTTGAAAAGAAGCATGGCACCAAGCTCGGCTTCATGGGCTTCTTCACCAAGGCCTGCGTGCAGGCCTTGAAGGACATCCCGGCCGTCAATGCCGAGATCGACGGCACCGACCTGATCTACAAGAACTACTATCACGTCGGCGTTGCCGTCGGCACCGACAAGGGCCTGGTCGTGCCTGTGGTGCGCGACTGCGATCACAAGTCGATCTCCGATATCGAAAAATCGATCGCCGATTTCGGCCGCCGCGCCCGTGACGGCCAGCTCAAGATCGACGAGATGCAGGGCGGCACCTTCACCATCACCAATGGCGGCATCTACGGTTCGCTGATGTCGACGCCGATCCTGAACGCGCCGCAGTCCGCCATTCTCGGCATGCACAAGATCCAGGAGCGGCCGATGGTGGTCGCCGGCAAGATCGAAGTCCGGCCGATGATGTATCTGGCGCTGTCCTACGATCACCGCGTGATCGACGGCAAGGAAGCGGTGACGTTCCTGGTTCGCGTCAAGGAAAGCCTGGAAGATCCGGCCCGGCTGGTGCTGGATCTCTAA
- a CDS encoding SDR family oxidoreductase — MTDKVVVITGGSRGIGRAAALAAAARGFRVVVGYASNETAAKEVVASIERKNGKAIAVKCDVASEKDILALFKSADDFGTLGALINNAGIVGPSARVEDMSAERIQRMMAINVTGSILCAREAVKRMSTRNGGGGGVIVNLSSVAAKLGAPNTYVDYAASKGAVDSFTVGLGHEVAGEGIRVAAIRPGLIDTEIHASGGEPDRAHRLAHMVPMQRVGTAEEIANAIVWLMSDEASYVTSAILDVSGGR, encoded by the coding sequence GTGACGGACAAGGTTGTTGTGATCACCGGCGGCAGCCGCGGCATCGGCCGCGCTGCCGCACTTGCCGCCGCCGCCCGCGGCTTCCGGGTCGTGGTCGGCTATGCCAGCAACGAAACGGCTGCAAAAGAAGTCGTCGCCTCGATCGAGCGCAAGAACGGCAAGGCGATCGCGGTGAAATGCGACGTCGCCAGCGAGAAGGATATTCTGGCGCTGTTCAAGTCGGCCGACGATTTCGGCACGCTCGGCGCGCTGATCAACAATGCTGGCATCGTCGGGCCGTCGGCACGGGTCGAAGACATGTCGGCCGAGCGCATTCAGCGCATGATGGCGATCAACGTCACCGGCAGCATTCTGTGCGCCCGCGAAGCCGTCAAGCGGATGTCGACGCGCAACGGCGGCGGGGGCGGCGTCATCGTCAACCTGTCCTCGGTCGCGGCCAAACTCGGCGCCCCCAACACCTATGTCGACTACGCGGCGTCCAAGGGCGCGGTGGATTCCTTCACCGTCGGCCTCGGCCACGAAGTCGCCGGCGAAGGCATTCGCGTCGCGGCGATCCGGCCCGGGCTGATCGATACCGAAATTCATGCGTCGGGCGGCGAACCCGATCGCGCCCATCGTCTGGCGCATATGGTGCCGATGCAACGGGTCGGCACCGCCGAAGAAATCGCCAACGCCATTGTCTGGCTGATGTCGGACGAGGCCTCCTACGTTACCAGCGCCATCCTGGATGTCTCCGGCGGGCGCTAA
- the lpdA gene encoding dihydrolipoyl dehydrogenase, whose translation MATYDLVVIGTGPGGYVCAVRAAQLGMKVAVVEKDATLGGTCLNVGCMPSKALLHASEMFEEAGHSFAKMGVKVSQPALDLPSMMNFKQQGIDGNVKGVEFLMKKNKIDVISGKGKVLGAGKVEVTGGDGKAQVVETKNIVIATGSDIARLKGIEIDEKRIVSSTGALSLDKVPSSLLIVGAGVIGLELGSVWHRLGAKVTVVEFLDRILPGMDGEIAKQFQRILEKQGFAFKLGAKVTGVDTSGKTLAAKVEPAAGGAAETLEADVVLVCIGRVPYTEGLGLKEAGVALDNRGRVQIDAHFSTSVKGVYAIGDVVAGPMLAHKAEDEGVACAEIIAGQAGHVNYDVIPGVVYTTPEVSSVGKTEEELKQAGVAYTSGKFPFTANGRSKVNQTTDGFVKILADAKTDRVLGVHIIGREAGEMIHEACVLMEFGGSAEDLARTCHAHPTRSEAIKEAALAVGKRAIHM comes from the coding sequence ATGGCTACCTACGATCTCGTCGTCATCGGCACCGGACCCGGTGGATATGTCTGCGCGGTGCGCGCGGCGCAACTCGGCATGAAGGTCGCCGTGGTCGAGAAGGACGCGACACTGGGCGGCACCTGCCTCAATGTCGGCTGCATGCCGTCGAAGGCGCTGCTGCATGCTTCCGAAATGTTCGAGGAAGCCGGACACTCCTTTGCCAAGATGGGCGTCAAGGTCTCACAGCCTGCGCTCGATCTGCCCTCGATGATGAACTTCAAGCAGCAGGGCATCGACGGCAACGTCAAGGGCGTCGAGTTCCTGATGAAGAAGAACAAGATCGACGTCATCAGCGGCAAGGGCAAGGTTCTCGGCGCCGGCAAGGTCGAGGTCACCGGCGGCGACGGCAAGGCGCAGGTGGTCGAGACCAAGAACATCGTCATCGCCACCGGCTCGGATATCGCGCGGCTGAAGGGCATCGAGATCGACGAGAAGCGCATCGTGTCGTCGACCGGCGCGCTGTCGCTCGACAAGGTGCCGTCGAGCCTGTTGATCGTCGGCGCCGGCGTGATCGGCCTCGAACTCGGCTCGGTGTGGCATCGCCTCGGCGCCAAGGTCACCGTGGTGGAATTCCTCGATCGCATCCTGCCCGGCATGGATGGCGAAATCGCCAAGCAATTCCAGCGCATCCTCGAGAAGCAGGGCTTTGCGTTCAAGCTCGGCGCCAAGGTCACCGGCGTCGACACCTCGGGCAAGACGCTCGCGGCCAAGGTCGAACCGGCGGCGGGCGGTGCGGCGGAGACGCTCGAGGCCGATGTGGTTCTGGTCTGCATCGGCCGCGTGCCCTACACCGAAGGCCTCGGCCTCAAGGAGGCCGGCGTGGCGCTCGACAATCGCGGCCGTGTGCAGATCGACGCGCACTTTTCCACCAGCGTGAAGGGCGTCTATGCGATCGGCGACGTCGTCGCGGGGCCGATGCTGGCGCACAAGGCCGAGGACGAAGGCGTTGCCTGCGCGGAGATCATCGCGGGGCAAGCCGGCCACGTGAATTACGATGTGATCCCCGGTGTTGTGTATACCACGCCGGAAGTGTCGTCGGTCGGCAAGACCGAGGAAGAGCTGAAGCAGGCGGGTGTGGCGTATACGTCAGGCAAATTTCCCTTTACCGCCAACGGCCGTTCCAAGGTCAACCAGACCACGGACGGCTTCGTGAAAATTCTCGCAGATGCGAAGACGGACCGGGTGCTCGGCGTGCACATTATTGGCCGCGAAGCCGGCGAAATGATCCACGAAGCCTGTGTTTTGATGGAGTTCGGCGGTTCCGCCGAGGATCTGGCGCGAACGTGCCATGCGCATCCGACCCGTTCCGAAGCCATCAAGGAAGCGGCGCTTGCGGTGGGCAAGCGCGCCATCCATATGTGA
- a CDS encoding DUF4337 domain-containing protein, with translation MSAHESMEQADQAKEASGENRKIALLIAVIALCLALSETLGKGAQTESISKNVEASNLWAFFQAKSIRRTVVETTAEHARLSLGTVGDDAAKAALQKQIDDWKKTAARYRSEPETKEGSEQLSERAKDAEHERDEATAKYHHYELASAAFQIGIVLASATIITGIVALAWVSGILTLAGIVMTALGILSPHLLHLH, from the coding sequence ATGAGCGCGCATGAGAGCATGGAGCAGGCGGATCAGGCCAAGGAGGCTTCCGGCGAAAACAGGAAGATCGCACTGCTGATCGCAGTGATCGCGCTGTGCCTGGCGCTGTCGGAAACGCTGGGCAAGGGCGCGCAGACCGAGTCGATCAGCAAGAACGTCGAAGCCTCGAACCTGTGGGCCTTCTTCCAGGCCAAGAGCATCCGCCGCACCGTGGTTGAAACCACCGCCGAACACGCGAGACTCAGCCTCGGCACCGTCGGCGACGATGCCGCCAAGGCGGCGCTGCAAAAGCAGATCGACGACTGGAAAAAAACCGCGGCGCGCTATCGCTCGGAGCCGGAGACCAAGGAAGGTTCGGAACAGCTCTCCGAACGCGCCAAGGACGCCGAACACGAACGCGACGAGGCGACGGCGAAATACCATCACTACGAGCTGGCCTCCGCCGCGTTCCAGATCGGCATCGTGCTGGCCTCGGCCACCATCATCACCGGCATCGTCGCGCTGGCCTGGGTATCCGGCATCCTGACGCTGGCGGGGATCGTCATGACGGCACTCGGCATCCTGTCGCCGCATCTGCTACATTTACACTGA